The segment GAAGCATCGATCAAGGTGCTCAAGGGTCTCGAGCCGGTCAAGCAGCGGCCCGGCATGTACACCCGTACCGAGAATCCGCTGCACATCATCCAGGAAGTCATCGACAACGCATCCGACGAGGCGCTCGGCGGCTACGGCAAGCAGATCACGGTCACGCTGCACGCCGATCAGTCGGTATCGGTCGACGACGACGGCCGCGGCATCCCGTTCGGCATGCACCCCGAGGAAGGCGTGCCGGTCGTCGAGATCGTGTTCACGCGCCTGCATGCGGGCGGCAAGTTCGACAAGGCCGCGGGCGGCGCGTATACGTTCTCGGGCGGCCTGCACGGCGTCGGCGTGTCGGTGACGAATGCGCTCGCGACGCGCCTCGACGTGACGGTCTGGCGCGACGGCAAGATCGCCGAGCTCGGCTTCGCCGAAGGCGATGTCGTGAAGCCGCTCACGACGCAGAGCGCGGGCCGCGGCGAGAAGAAATCCGGCACGCGCGTGCAGGTGTGGCCGAATCCGAAGTACTTCGATTCGCCGAACCTGCCGCTCGGCGAACTGCAGCGCCTGCTGCGCTCGAAGGCCGTGCTGCTGCCGGGCGTCGAGGTCGTGTTCGTCAACGAAAAGACCGGCGAGCGCCAGACGTGGAAGTACGAGGACGGCCTGCGCGGCTACCTGCTCGACGAAATGAACGGCAGCGAGCTGCTGATCCCGTTGTTCGAAGGCGAGCGTTTCGCCGATTCGCGCTCGGGCGACGATACCTTTGCCGAGGGCGAGGGCGCATCGTGGGTCGTCGCATGGAGCGAGGAGGGCTCGCTCGTACGCGAGTCGTACGTGAACCTGATCCCGACGCCGGCCGGCGGCACGCACGAGTCGGGCTTGCGCGATGGCCTGTACCAGGCCGTGAAGAGCTTCGTCGAGCTGCACAACCTGCAGCCGAAGGGCGTGAAGCTGCTCGCGGAAGACGTGTTCGCGCGCGTGTCGTTCGTGCTGTCCGCGAAGGTGCTCGATCCGCAGTTCCAGGGGCAGATCAAGGAACGCCTGAACAGCCGCGACGCGGTGAAGCTCGTGTCGTCGTTCTCGCGTCCCGCGCTCGAACTGTGGCTGAACCAGCACGTCGAGCACGGCAAGAAGCTGGCCGAACTCGTGATCAAGCAGGCGCAGGCGCGCACGCGCGCGGGCCAGAAGGTCGAGAAGCGCAAGAGCTCGGGCGTCGCGGTGCTGCCCGGCAAGCTGACCGACTGCGAGACCGAGGACATCGCGCGCAACGAGCTGTTCCTCGTCGAGGGCGACTCGGCGGGCGGCTCCGCGAAGATGGGCCGCGACAAGGAATACCAGGCGATCCTGCCGCTGCGCGGCAAGGTGCTGAATACGTGGGAAACCGAGCGCGACCGCCTGTTCGCGAACAACGAAGTGCACGACATCTCGGTCGCCATCGGTGTCGATCCGCACAGCCCGGATGACAGCGTCGACCTGTCGAACCTGCGCTACGGCAAGATCTGCATCCTGTCGGACGCGGACGTCGACGGCTCGCACATCCAGGTACTGCTGCTCACGCTGTTCTTCAAGCATTTCCCGCAACTGATCGAGCGCGGCCATGTATGCGTCGCGCGGCCGCCGCTGTTCCGCGTCGATGCACCGGCGCGCGGCAAGAAGGCCGCGCAGAAGCTCTACGCGCTCGACGACGGCGAGCTGGAAGCGATCCTCGACAAGCTGCGCAAGGACGGCGTGCGCGAGACCCAGTGGAGCATCAGCCGCTTCAAGGGTCTCGGCGAAATGAGCGCGGAGCAGCTGTGGGACACGACGATGAACCCCGACACGCGCCGCCTGATGCCGGTGAAGCTCGGCGAGCTCGACTACGAGGCGACCGTCGCGCGGATGACGATGCTGATGGGCAAGGGCGAGGCAGCCGCGCGGCGCGGCTGGCTCGAGGAAAAGGGCAACGACGTCGAAGCGGATATCTAGGCGGACTCAATCAGTGCCCCGCGCGGCCGGGCATGACGCCCGGCCCGGCCTCACGCCACTTACGAATACGGAATTCAGATGGACGACAACACTTCCGATCTCTTTGCCAGCCCCGACGCGCCCGAGAGCGACGCGCTGACGCTCGGCAACTACGCGGAGCAGGCGTATCTCAGCTACGCGGTCAGCGTCGTGAAGAGCCGCGCGCTGCCCGACGTGTGCGACGGCCAGAAGCCGGTGCAGCGCCGGATTCTGTTCGCGATGAACGAAATGGGCCTCGGCCCGGACGCGAAGCCGGTGAAGTCGGCGCGCGTGGTCGGCGACGTGCTCGGTAAATACCACCCGCACGGCGACCAGTCGGCGTACGACGCGCTCGTGCGTCTCGCGCAGGATTTCTCGCTGCGCTACCCGCTGATCGACGGGCAGGGCAACTTCGGCTCGCGCGACGGCGACGGCGCGGCGGCAATGCGGTACACCGAAGCGCGGCTCACGCCGATCGCGAAGCTGCTGCTCGACGAGATCGACCAGGGCACGGTCGACTTCATGCCGAACTACGACGGCTCGTTCGACGAACCGAAGACGCTGCCGAGCCGCATGCCGTTCGTGCTGCTGAACGGCGCGTCGGGCATCGCGGTCGGCCTCGCGACGGAAATCCCGTCGCACAACCTGCGCGAAGTCGCGGCCGCGGCGGTCTCGCTGATCCGCAATCCGAAGCTCACGCACGCGGAGCTGATGAACCTGATCCCGGGCCCGGATTTCCCGGGCGGCGGCCAGATCATCTCGAGCGACACCGAAATCGCGGCGGCCTACGAAACGGGCCGCGGCAGCCTGAAGGTGCGCGCACGCTGGAAGATCGAGGATCTCGCGCGCGGCCAGTGGCAACTCGTCGTCACCGAGCTGCCGCCGAGCACGTCGGGCCAGAAGGTGCTCGAGGAAATCGAGGAACTGACCAACCCGAAGCTCAAGCTCGGCAAGAAGACGCTGACGCCCGAGCAGCTCAACACGAAGAAGGCGATGCTCGACCTGCTCGACGCGGTGCGCGACGAGTCGGGCAAGGAAGCGGCGGTGCGGCTCGTGTTCGAGCCGAAGTCGCGCACGATCGACCAGACGGAATTCGTGAATACGCTGCTCGCGTACACGAGCCTCGAATCGAACGCGACGCTGAACCTCGTGATGATCGGCGCCGACGGCCGGCCGGGCCAGAAGGGCCTGCTGACGATCCTCGACGAATGGGTGAAGTTCCGCCAGCTGACGATGACGCGGCGCACGCGCCATCGTCTCGCGAAGGTCGACGACCGCATCCATATCCTCGAAGGGCGGATGATCGTCTTCCTGAACATCGACGAGGTGATCCGCATCATCCGCGAGTCGGACGAGCCGAAGTCGGCGCTGATGAGCGCATTCGGCCTCAGCGAACGGCAGGCCGAGGACATTCTCGAAATCCGCCTGCGCCAGCTCGCGCGGCTCGAGAAGATCAAGATCGAGAAGGAACTCGAAGCGCTGCGCGACGAGAAGGCGAAGCTCGAGGAGCTGCTCGCGAACGAAAGCGCGATGAAGCGGCTGATGATCAAGGAGATCGAGGCCGACGCGAAGCAGTACGGCGACGACCGCCGCACGCTGATCCAGCAGGAAAAGCGCGCGACGTTCGAGGCGAAGGTGGTCGACGAGCCGGTGACGGTCGTCGTGTCGCAGAAGGGCTGGGTGCGCGCGCTGAAGGGCCACGGGCTCGACCCGGCCGGCTTCACGTTCAAGGCCGGCGACCACCTGTACGCGGCGTTCCAGTGCCGCACGCCGGACCGGCTGATCGCGTGGGGCAGCAGCGGCCGCGTGTACTCGGTCGACGTGTCGGTGCTGCCGGGCGGGCGCGGGGACGGCGTGCCGGTCACGTCGCTGATCGAGCTCGAATCGGGCTCGCACCTGATGCACTACTACGCGGCGCCGGCCGACCAGCAACTGCTGCTCGCATCGAGCAACGGCTTCGGCTTCCTCGCGAAGGTCGGCGACATGGTGAGCCGCGTGAAGGCCGGCAAGGCGTTCATGACGATCGATACGGGCGCGGTGCCGCTCGCGCCGATGCCCGTGCTGCCGAACGCGACGCAGGTCGCGTGCCTGTCGAGCGGCGGCCGGCTGCTCGTGTTCGGGATGGACGAGATGAAGACGCTGTCCGGCGGCGGCCGCGGCGTGATCCTGATGGCGCTCGACGACAAGGAAACGCTCGTGCAGGCGCTCGCGATCGATCCGGCGGGCGTCGTGCTGGTCGGCACCGGCCGTGGCGGCAAGGCGCAGGACGACACGCTGTCGTACGCCGGGCTCGCGCCGCATATCGGCAAGCGCGCACGCAAGGGTCGCGCGCCGGAGTCGAAGCTCAAGGTCGTCAACGAGCTGCGTCCGCTGCTCGGCTGACGCCACGCGCGATCGTCCGGTTCGGCCGCGATCGAAGGCCGCACCTCCGCTTCGGCGGACGTGCGGCCTTTTCTTTTGGGCTGCGGATTCGGGTAAGCAAGCGTGGCGCTGTCACGCGGAACTTGCAAAATATTGTGAAATCGCGCCTGGGGCCTGAACCGAGCGGCGACGGGCCGGTCGAACGTCGCTTGATGCCGCGTGTGACGCGGCCGTTCGCCGCACCCAACCCATCACAGGATTGCCCCCATGTCCCACGCTGTTGCCGTCGCGCTGTTTCTTCATCTGCTGGCTGTTGCCGTGTGGGTGGGCGGGATGGTCTTTGCGAACTTCTGCCTGCGTCCGGCGCTGTCCGACCTGTCGCCGCAGCTCCGGTTGCCGCTGATCGAAGGCGTGTTCGGCCGCTTCTTCAACTGGGTGTCGGGTTCGGTGATCGTGATCCTGCTGTCCGGCGGCTTCCTGCTCGTGGAATTCGGCGGTGCGCACGCGACGTGGTCGCTGCACGCGATGGCCGGGCTCGGCGTCGTGATGATGCTGATCTTCGGGCACATCCGCTTCGCGCTGTTCCCGCGCATCCGCCGCGCGGTGCAGGCGCAGAACTGGCCGGACGGCGCGCGCGCGGTGAACGCGATGCGCCTGCTCGTCGTCGTGAACCTCGTGCTCGGTGTCGTCACGGTCGGCGCGGCCGTGCTGTCGCGCGGTTTCTGACCTTCGGGCGCAGGCCGGCGCCAACCGCAGGTACGCCGGCCTGCGCCGCTACGCGGCCAGCATCGCGTCGAGCAGCCACGCGCCGGCCGGGCCGAGCGGCCGGTTGCGCGACCAGACGGCATCCACCCGCACGCGGCGCGGCCAGCCGCGTGCGCGCAGTTCGCACAGGCGATCGCGCGCGAAGTGGTCGACCATCCAGCGCGGCAGCTCGGCCCAGCCGAACCCCAGCACGGCCATCTCCAGCAGCATCAGGTAGCTCGGCGCCAGCCAGTGCTGCGTGCCGACGACGATCCGGTCGTCAGTGCCGCGGCCTTCCGTTTTCACATAGGTGTTGAGGCGCAGTTCGCGCACGTCGCGCAGCGCCGCGTGCGGCACTTCCGTGTCGCCGTATGCGGCGAGCGCGTGCGTGCGCCCGACGAACAACCCGATCTCCGATTCCTCCGCCACCGTCGCCGCGCCGATATCGGCCGGGTAGGCCGCGCGCGCGGCCATCAGCCCGAGCTGCGCGCGGCCCTGCTGGATCAGGTCGAGCACGTCCTCGTGTTCGGCGATCTGGCATTCGAGCTCGAGCGCCGGAAAGCGCCGCTCGAGCGCCATCAACGTTTCCTCGTAGCGCTTCGACTGGTACGTATCGGACACGACGAGCGTCAGCCGCGCTTCTTCACCGCCCGCGAGCCGCGCGGCCGTGCGGTCGATCGCCGCGCCCGCCTCGAGCGCGCGCTGTACCTGCGGCAGCAGCGCGCGCCCGGCGTCGGTCAGCGTCGGCGTGCGCGTCGAGCGGTCGAACAACTGCACGCCGAGATCGATCTCGAGGTTCGCGATCGCCTCCGACACGGTCGACTGGCGTTTGCCGAGCTTGCGTGCGGCGGCCGTGAACGAGCCGAGCAGCGCGGCTTCGGCGAACGCGAGCAGGGCTTCGGGGGCGTGGCGCATGCGGCGCTCCTGATAGTCTTATATCGGTAGAACCGATGATATCAAACTGGATTCATACGGTAACGCCGATCAAAATGGCCGACATGAATGAAGTAACGAGTCGGAGGGAACCATGAAACAGATGAACAAAACGGTGACGGAACGGTTGCTGCATGCGTTGACGTTCGAGCTGGTCGCGATCGCGCTGTGCGCGCCGATCGGCGCGTGGCTGCTGGACATGCCGGTATCGCACGTCGGCGTGCTGACGGTGATGGTGTCGCTGATCGCGATGGCGTGGAACATGACCTTCAACACGCTGTTCGACCGCTTCGAACGTCGTGCGGGGCTGACGCGCACGCTCGGCATGCGGATCGCGCATGCGCTCATCTTCGAGCTCGGCCTTGTCGCGATGGTGGTGCCGGTTGCCGCGTGGTGGCTGAACGTGAGCCTTGTCGAGGCGCTGCTGCTCGACCTCGGCATCGTGCTGTTCTTCCTGCCGTACACGTTCTGCTTCAACCTCGCGTACGACGCGCTGCGCGCTCGCTGGATCGCACGCAGGGTCGCGGTGCAGGCGGGTTGAAGCCGGTTGAATGCCGGTTAATGCCGGCTGAATCCGGCGGGGCGGCGGCCGCCGCCCGTCAGCGCGCGGCGGCCCACAGCCACACGCCGCAGGCAACCGCGACCGCGCCGTAGACGGCATAGACGGGCACCCTGAAGCGCGTGAAGCACAGCGTCGCGAACGCGCCCGTCAGCCAGTAGATCGGGTCGGCCGGCTCGCGATGCAGGATCTTCACGACGGCGACGACGAGAAAGCCCGTCGTCGCCGCGCGCAGCAGGCGCATCCCGTGCTCGAAACGCGAATGGCGCTTGAGCCGGGACAGGTGATTCTGCGCAAACACGACGAGAAAACCTGACGGAATGAACAGCGCGGCCGTTGCGAGCAGCGCGCCGACCCAGCCGTCGGTCAGGTAGCCGAGAAACGGCACGACGTTCAGCAGCGGCCCCGGTGCCACGGGCGACAGCGCGAACGCCAGCGTGAAGTCATGATCGGAGATACCCGTCGCCGGCGAGACGAACAGCGTCTTGAGCACCGGCAGCGCGGAAAAGCCGCCGCCGAACAGCGTCATGCCGGCGCCGGCGAGGCGCGGCCACAGCAGTTGCGCCTGGTAATCACCGGGCAGCGGCACCGCGAACAGCGCGACGAGCACGCCGAGCAGCACGAGCAGGTTGCGGTCGCGTCTCGACAGCGTGAAATCGACCGCGTCGCTTTGCAGCGGCCCCGTCAGCCAACCCGCTGCAAACGCAGCGAAAAGAATCCCGACGAAAGCGATCGGACTATGCGCGAAAGAAAGCAGAATCGTCGACAGCGCGGCGATCGCCTGTTCGAGCCGCGTGCGCGCGAGCGAGCGCAACTGCTTGACCCACGTGACGCCGATCAGCGCGGCGAGCACCATCCCGAAGTGATTGATCAGCACCGGCGCGGCAAGCGAGCGCACGAACGGCGTGCGATAGAAGATCGCGAACAGCGTCATCAGGATGGAGAACGGCAGCACGCTCGCGATGCCGGCGACCCATGCGCCGGCACGGCCGTGCAGCGTCTGGCCGACTTGCACCGCGACATTGCACCCGACGGGGCCCGGCACGAGCCAGGCAAGCGCGACGAGATCGCCGAATACGTGCGGTTCGATGCGCTGCAGCCGTTCGACGTAGTGGCGTTCGAGCTGCGCCATCATCGAAAGCCCGCCCCACGAGATCGCCGAAATGCCGGCGACGACCTTGAACAAGGCCCATAGGGATGCCTGTGCCTCTTCGACACGAGCGGACGCTTCGACTTCGACGGTTGTCATGATTGTAGTGTTGGCGCAGGGCCAGATCTCGCACGTGTAGACGTACAGGCGGCCCGCCAATACGTTGGCCCTCCCAATTGTCCGCCTCGCACCGTGACGCTGCCATGCGCGAAAACGCTAGTTAATGAACCAAACAATCGGATCGGAAAACGAAATAATTGCGGCGGCGCGCAACGCATGTCACGACCGTAGACGCGGTGCGCTCAGGCGCCGCTGCTGCCCGTCGCGCGGTGCGCGATGACGTTCGGATGATCGCCGCGCACGCCGAAGCGCGCGATCAGCGCGGGAATCGCGTCGGCCGGCACCGGGCGCGAGAACAGGTAGCCCTGCGCCTCGATCTCGCCGAGCGCGGACAGCCACGTGATCTGCTCTTCCGTTTCCGTGCCTTCGACGACGACGGTCAGGCCGAGCGAGCGCGCGAGATGCACGATCGACGACACCATCACGCACACGCTGCGATCGTTCGGGATCGCCTGCACGAAC is part of the Burkholderia pyrrocinia genome and harbors:
- a CDS encoding multidrug/biocide efflux PACE transporter, which codes for MKQMNKTVTERLLHALTFELVAIALCAPIGAWLLDMPVSHVGVLTVMVSLIAMAWNMTFNTLFDRFERRAGLTRTLGMRIAHALIFELGLVAMVVPVAAWWLNVSLVEALLLDLGIVLFFLPYTFCFNLAYDALRARWIARRVAVQAG
- a CDS encoding LysR family transcriptional regulator — its product is MRHAPEALLAFAEAALLGSFTAAARKLGKRQSTVSEAIANLEIDLGVQLFDRSTRTPTLTDAGRALLPQVQRALEAGAAIDRTAARLAGGEEARLTLVVSDTYQSKRYEETLMALERRFPALELECQIAEHEDVLDLIQQGRAQLGLMAARAAYPADIGAATVAEESEIGLFVGRTHALAAYGDTEVPHAALRDVRELRLNTYVKTEGRGTDDRIVVGTQHWLAPSYLMLLEMAVLGFGWAELPRWMVDHFARDRLCELRARGWPRRVRVDAVWSRNRPLGPAGAWLLDAMLAA
- a CDS encoding chromate transporter, giving the protein MTTVEVEASARVEEAQASLWALFKVVAGISAISWGGLSMMAQLERHYVERLQRIEPHVFGDLVALAWLVPGPVGCNVAVQVGQTLHGRAGAWVAGIASVLPFSILMTLFAIFYRTPFVRSLAAPVLINHFGMVLAALIGVTWVKQLRSLARTRLEQAIAALSTILLSFAHSPIAFVGILFAAFAAGWLTGPLQSDAVDFTLSRRDRNLLVLLGVLVALFAVPLPGDYQAQLLWPRLAGAGMTLFGGGFSALPVLKTLFVSPATGISDHDFTLAFALSPVAPGPLLNVVPFLGYLTDGWVGALLATAALFIPSGFLVVFAQNHLSRLKRHSRFEHGMRLLRAATTGFLVVAVVKILHREPADPIYWLTGAFATLCFTRFRVPVYAVYGAVAVACGVWLWAAAR
- the parE gene encoding DNA topoisomerase IV subunit B yields the protein MSTKKPSAAYSEASIKVLKGLEPVKQRPGMYTRTENPLHIIQEVIDNASDEALGGYGKQITVTLHADQSVSVDDDGRGIPFGMHPEEGVPVVEIVFTRLHAGGKFDKAAGGAYTFSGGLHGVGVSVTNALATRLDVTVWRDGKIAELGFAEGDVVKPLTTQSAGRGEKKSGTRVQVWPNPKYFDSPNLPLGELQRLLRSKAVLLPGVEVVFVNEKTGERQTWKYEDGLRGYLLDEMNGSELLIPLFEGERFADSRSGDDTFAEGEGASWVVAWSEEGSLVRESYVNLIPTPAGGTHESGLRDGLYQAVKSFVELHNLQPKGVKLLAEDVFARVSFVLSAKVLDPQFQGQIKERLNSRDAVKLVSSFSRPALELWLNQHVEHGKKLAELVIKQAQARTRAGQKVEKRKSSGVAVLPGKLTDCETEDIARNELFLVEGDSAGGSAKMGRDKEYQAILPLRGKVLNTWETERDRLFANNEVHDISVAIGVDPHSPDDSVDLSNLRYGKICILSDADVDGSHIQVLLLTLFFKHFPQLIERGHVCVARPPLFRVDAPARGKKAAQKLYALDDGELEAILDKLRKDGVRETQWSISRFKGLGEMSAEQLWDTTMNPDTRRLMPVKLGELDYEATVARMTMLMGKGEAAARRGWLEEKGNDVEADI
- the parC gene encoding DNA topoisomerase IV subunit A, with the translated sequence MDDNTSDLFASPDAPESDALTLGNYAEQAYLSYAVSVVKSRALPDVCDGQKPVQRRILFAMNEMGLGPDAKPVKSARVVGDVLGKYHPHGDQSAYDALVRLAQDFSLRYPLIDGQGNFGSRDGDGAAAMRYTEARLTPIAKLLLDEIDQGTVDFMPNYDGSFDEPKTLPSRMPFVLLNGASGIAVGLATEIPSHNLREVAAAAVSLIRNPKLTHAELMNLIPGPDFPGGGQIISSDTEIAAAYETGRGSLKVRARWKIEDLARGQWQLVVTELPPSTSGQKVLEEIEELTNPKLKLGKKTLTPEQLNTKKAMLDLLDAVRDESGKEAAVRLVFEPKSRTIDQTEFVNTLLAYTSLESNATLNLVMIGADGRPGQKGLLTILDEWVKFRQLTMTRRTRHRLAKVDDRIHILEGRMIVFLNIDEVIRIIRESDEPKSALMSAFGLSERQAEDILEIRLRQLARLEKIKIEKELEALRDEKAKLEELLANESAMKRLMIKEIEADAKQYGDDRRTLIQQEKRATFEAKVVDEPVTVVVSQKGWVRALKGHGLDPAGFTFKAGDHLYAAFQCRTPDRLIAWGSSGRVYSVDVSVLPGGRGDGVPVTSLIELESGSHLMHYYAAPADQQLLLASSNGFGFLAKVGDMVSRVKAGKAFMTIDTGAVPLAPMPVLPNATQVACLSSGGRLLVFGMDEMKTLSGGGRGVILMALDDKETLVQALAIDPAGVVLVGTGRGGKAQDDTLSYAGLAPHIGKRARKGRAPESKLKVVNELRPLLG
- a CDS encoding CopD family protein; the encoded protein is MSHAVAVALFLHLLAVAVWVGGMVFANFCLRPALSDLSPQLRLPLIEGVFGRFFNWVSGSVIVILLSGGFLLVEFGGAHATWSLHAMAGLGVVMMLIFGHIRFALFPRIRRAVQAQNWPDGARAVNAMRLLVVVNLVLGVVTVGAAVLSRGF